One genomic window of bacterium includes the following:
- a CDS encoding M48 family metallopeptidase, with product MYEAIESNVRRTWLLFAGFIVIVAALGYVFGELTGFGYAGVAVAALLAIAGALGSYYYSDRIVLSISGAREAPRERYQYLYNSVEGLAIAAGIPVPRLYLIEDSAPNAFATGRDPQHSAVVVTTGLLDKLDRLELEGVLAHETAHVQNYDIRVATITAVLVGLVALMSDWLLRSMRLGRSRGSRDGGGVQGVLVLVGIVLAVLAPLFAQLMRMALSRRREYLADASGAMLTRYPEGLACALEKISADPDPLEVANKATAHLYIINPLREWGGWVNGLFNTHPPVEDRVQRLRAM from the coding sequence ATGTACGAGGCCATTGAGAGCAATGTCCGCCGGACCTGGCTGCTCTTCGCCGGGTTCATCGTCATCGTGGCGGCGCTGGGGTATGTCTTCGGAGAGCTGACCGGATTCGGGTACGCGGGCGTCGCCGTGGCGGCGCTCCTTGCCATCGCCGGTGCCTTGGGCAGCTACTACTACAGCGATCGGATAGTGCTCTCCATCAGCGGCGCCCGTGAGGCGCCGCGCGAGCGGTACCAGTACCTGTACAACTCGGTCGAAGGCCTGGCCATCGCCGCAGGCATCCCGGTCCCGCGCCTCTATCTGATCGAGGACTCCGCGCCCAACGCCTTCGCTACCGGCCGCGATCCCCAGCACTCCGCGGTCGTGGTCACCACCGGCCTGCTCGACAAGCTCGACCGGCTCGAGCTGGAGGGCGTGCTGGCGCACGAGACGGCGCATGTCCAGAACTACGACATCCGGGTAGCCACGATCACGGCGGTCCTGGTCGGCCTGGTGGCCCTGATGAGCGACTGGCTGCTCCGCAGCATGCGCTTGGGCCGCAGCCGCGGAAGCCGCGATGGCGGGGGCGTCCAGGGAGTGCTCGTGCTGGTGGGCATCGTGCTGGCGGTTCTCGCGCCGCTGTTTGCGCAGTTGATGCGCATGGCGCTCTCCCGCCGCCGTGAGTATCTGGCCGATGCCTCGGGCGCGATGCTGACGCGCTATCCCGAGGGTCTGGCCTGCGCGCTGGAGAAGATCAGCGCCGACCCCGATCCCCTGGAGGTGGCCAACAAGGCCACAGCGCACCTCTACATCATCAACCCGCTGCGCGAGTGGGGTGGGTGGGTCAACGGACTGTTCAACACGCATCCCCCGGTCGAAGACCGCGTCCAGCGGCTTCGCGCCATGTGA
- a CDS encoding glutamine amidotransferase, translating into MELRICHLYPDLLNLYGDRGNVTTLVRRAQWRGISVRVIEARLDDPVDPDASDLFFIGGGEDRQQRLAAPDLRDVKGPALREAAQAGAAILAVCGGYQLLGHYYRPADGPDLVGLGVLDLHTVHPGPGSRRIIGNIVVREAGAGRILVGFENHGGRTHLGPGARPIGTAIVGSGNNGQDRGEGAVWRSVYGTYLHGPLLPKNPWLADELVAAALRRRYGNTAGGVALEPLPDVEENRAAAAAAGRAGARGLSWH; encoded by the coding sequence ATGGAACTTCGCATCTGTCACCTGTACCCGGATCTGTTGAACCTCTACGGAGACCGCGGCAACGTCACCACGCTGGTCAGGCGCGCGCAGTGGCGCGGCATCTCGGTGCGTGTGATCGAGGCACGCCTGGACGACCCGGTGGATCCCGATGCCAGCGACCTCTTCTTCATCGGCGGCGGCGAGGATCGCCAGCAGCGGCTGGCCGCGCCGGATCTCCGTGACGTCAAGGGGCCGGCGCTGCGCGAGGCCGCGCAGGCGGGCGCCGCGATCCTGGCGGTATGCGGCGGCTACCAGTTGCTGGGCCACTACTACAGGCCCGCGGACGGCCCGGACCTCGTGGGATTGGGGGTGCTCGACCTGCACACCGTGCATCCGGGACCCGGGAGCCGCCGGATAATCGGCAACATCGTGGTCAGAGAAGCTGGCGCCGGCCGCATCCTCGTGGGTTTTGAGAACCACGGAGGGCGCACTCACCTCGGGCCCGGCGCGCGTCCCATCGGAACGGCGATCGTCGGGTCCGGTAACAACGGGCAGGATCGCGGAGAGGGCGCGGTCTGGCGGTCGGTCTACGGGACCTACCTGCACGGCCCGCTGCTGCCCAAGAACCCGTGGCTGGCCGACGAGCTTGTCGCGGCCGCGCTGCGCAGGCGGTACGGCAACACTGCAGGCGGGGTGGCGCTGGAGCCGCTACCGGATGTCGAGGAGAATCGCGCCGCTGCCGCGGCTGCCGGGCGCGCCGGTGCACGAGGCCTCTCATGGCACTAG
- a CDS encoding LemA family protein, translating into MIYVIGILVLLALYVVLLYNRLVVFRNRIDNAWSQIDVQLRRRYDLIPNLVETVKGYATHEREVFERVTEARSRAIAAGSVGEQGQAENMLTQALRSVFAVAENYPQLRASENFMQLQEELSGTESKIAFSRQFYNDTVLRYNNTRQAFPAVLLAGPLGFGPRDYFEMEDAARQPVKVAF; encoded by the coding sequence GTGATATACGTCATCGGGATTCTGGTGCTGCTCGCGCTTTACGTCGTGCTGCTCTACAACCGGTTGGTGGTCTTCCGCAACCGGATTGACAACGCTTGGTCTCAGATTGACGTCCAGCTACGCCGGCGCTACGACCTGATCCCCAACCTGGTGGAGACCGTGAAGGGGTACGCAACCCATGAGCGCGAGGTGTTTGAGCGCGTGACCGAGGCGCGTTCCCGGGCCATCGCCGCGGGGAGCGTGGGTGAACAGGGGCAGGCGGAGAACATGCTGACCCAGGCGCTGCGCAGCGTCTTCGCGGTTGCGGAGAACTACCCGCAGCTCCGCGCCAGCGAGAACTTCATGCAGCTTCAAGAGGAGCTGAGCGGCACGGAGAGCAAGATCGCGTTCTCCCGCCAGTTCTACAACGACACGGTGCTGCGCTACAACAACACCCGCCAGGCGTTCCCCGCGGTGCTCCTGGCCGGGCCGCTGGGCTTCGGCCCGCGCGACTACTTCGAGATGGAGGACGCGGCGCGGCAGCCGGTCAAGGTAGCGTTCTAG
- a CDS encoding Mur ligase family protein, giving the protein MRAWGRMREAAAIAAARLAASLSRLTRMGGGTTLPGRIAAAISPGLVAGLSSRLARGVVLISGTNGKTTTARSLAEILEAAGLAVVHNRAGANLLSGIATALATHATLRGRMRGEVGLFEVDEATLPAAVAATRPRVVVLLNLFRDQLDRYGEIDLVAERWRRALAVLPPESTLVYNADDPLVADLCRDHAGPVRAFGLEEAPLSEGRTLEHAADARYCYRCGRPYEYTLVTLGHMGHYRCPGCGAARATPQVCARGVHLHGADGASATIVADGTAIPVSTVLPGLYNVYDVTAAASAALALGIAPAAVGRGIAATAPAFGRGERVDLGGREALLLLAKNPAGFNEVLRTVLLAEASPVVLIAINDLIADGRDISWLWDVDFEMLRDSARAVVVTGLRAEDMALRLKYAGLGAERVIVERDGGGALDRARSLLREGERLYILPTYTAMLHLRRILARRGAVRGFWKD; this is encoded by the coding sequence GTGCGGGCCTGGGGCCGCATGCGTGAGGCCGCGGCGATCGCCGCCGCCCGACTCGCGGCATCGCTGAGCCGTCTGACGCGCATGGGAGGCGGGACCACGCTGCCCGGCCGGATCGCCGCTGCGATCTCGCCCGGCCTGGTTGCCGGCCTCTCGTCGCGACTGGCGCGCGGTGTGGTGCTGATCTCGGGCACCAACGGCAAGACGACCACGGCGCGGTCTCTGGCCGAGATCCTGGAGGCCGCCGGGCTTGCGGTCGTGCACAACCGCGCCGGCGCCAACCTGCTCTCGGGCATCGCCACCGCGCTGGCCACTCACGCGACGCTGCGCGGCCGGATGCGGGGCGAGGTGGGGCTCTTTGAGGTGGACGAGGCGACCCTCCCGGCCGCGGTTGCGGCAACGCGGCCCCGCGTGGTCGTCCTGCTCAACCTCTTCCGCGACCAGCTCGACAGGTACGGCGAGATAGACTTGGTCGCCGAACGGTGGCGGCGCGCGCTGGCCGTGCTGCCGCCCGAGAGCACCCTCGTCTACAACGCCGACGACCCGCTGGTGGCCGACCTCTGCCGTGACCACGCGGGACCGGTTCGGGCGTTCGGCCTGGAGGAGGCCCCGCTCAGTGAGGGCCGTACCCTGGAGCACGCAGCCGACGCGCGCTACTGCTACCGCTGCGGCCGCCCCTACGAGTACACCTTGGTCACCCTGGGCCACATGGGGCACTACCGCTGTCCGGGGTGCGGCGCAGCGCGGGCGACGCCACAGGTGTGCGCGCGCGGAGTGCACCTCCACGGAGCGGACGGCGCCAGCGCCACGATCGTCGCGGACGGCACCGCGATTCCGGTGAGCACGGTGCTGCCAGGGCTCTACAACGTCTACGACGTCACGGCGGCCGCCTCCGCGGCGCTGGCGCTGGGCATCGCCCCGGCGGCCGTGGGGCGCGGCATAGCCGCCACCGCGCCGGCGTTCGGGCGTGGCGAGCGCGTTGACCTCGGTGGACGCGAGGCGCTCCTGTTGCTTGCCAAGAATCCCGCCGGGTTCAACGAGGTGTTACGCACCGTTCTGCTGGCGGAGGCTTCCCCGGTGGTGCTCATTGCCATCAACGATCTGATCGCCGACGGGCGGGACATCTCGTGGCTGTGGGACGTGGACTTCGAGATGTTGCGCGACAGCGCACGCGCGGTGGTGGTCACGGGGTTGCGGGCGGAGGATATGGCGCTGCGCCTCAAGTACGCGGGCCTCGGCGCGGAGCGGGTCATCGTGGAGCGTGACGGCGGAGGGGCGCTCGACCGCGCGCGCAGCCTGCTGCGAGAGGGCGAGCGCCTCTACATCCTGCCCACTTATACGGCGATGCTGCACTTGAGGAGGATACTGGCGCGCCGTGGGGCCGTGCGTGGGTTCTGGAAGGATTAG
- a CDS encoding peptidoglycan endopeptidase, giving the protein MRGIRAATWAVAMIVIATAVTPAAASQGVRRAPQGAAVQPVAVAVYRIRAGDTLWGLARRHRTTAERLATMNGIALEATLQIGQRIRVPVVRGAVAQTAAANSAAARGAGAQAGTPARPARLAVLPSRGQRWATALTALATRHVGVRYRWGGTSPSGFDCSGFLYYVFGRNGVALPRTTFSMFRAGVPVPLDQIQTGDVVFFQTLRPGPSHAGIYLGDGRFVHSSSGSGRVTITPMGHRYYGPRYLGARRF; this is encoded by the coding sequence GTGCGCGGTATCAGGGCGGCCACATGGGCCGTTGCCATGATCGTGATCGCAACCGCCGTCACCCCGGCAGCGGCATCGCAGGGTGTGCGTCGGGCCCCGCAGGGCGCCGCCGTACAGCCGGTCGCCGTTGCGGTCTACCGCATCCGGGCAGGCGACACGCTGTGGGGCCTGGCCCGACGCCACCGGACCACGGCCGAGCGCCTGGCGACGATGAACGGCATCGCGCTCGAGGCCACCCTTCAGATCGGACAGCGGATCAGGGTGCCGGTGGTTCGCGGCGCGGTGGCCCAAACCGCCGCGGCCAACAGTGCCGCAGCCCGAGGAGCGGGGGCGCAGGCCGGCACACCGGCGCGCCCTGCGCGTCTGGCAGTGCTCCCTTCGCGCGGGCAGCGGTGGGCCACGGCACTGACAGCGCTCGCCACTCGCCACGTGGGCGTCCGGTACCGGTGGGGAGGCACCAGCCCCTCGGGCTTCGACTGCTCGGGGTTCCTGTACTATGTGTTTGGACGGAACGGGGTTGCGCTGCCGCGCACCACGTTCTCGATGTTCAGGGCCGGGGTGCCGGTGCCGCTTGATCAGATTCAGACTGGTGATGTCGTCTTCTTCCAGACGCTGCGGCCCGGGCCGTCGCACGCCGGCATCTACCTGGGCGACGGCCGGTTCGTCCATTCTTCCTCGGGCTCCGGCCGCGTCACCATCACGCCGATGGGACACCGCTACTACGGCCCGCGCTACCTGGGTGCCCGCCGCTTCTAG
- a CDS encoding MFS transporter has translation MALGPRVEAGASGVNNERAPRRIAFIIGVAQLGFATVLPLLPLYLTEQLDASVKLVGVVIATFALVETFFKTAWGGVTDRIGRKPVLITGLVLSAMAPLVMAVLRVPVLFVPLRLVDGLGSAALWPAAAAAIADTTTPDRRATGMGMLNLAFLGGLAVGPALGLFVAGFTGQVRAGFYLSSGLMALAVLMAVLFFPRRNDGSEHADAFVGYHTTVSPARLITLVGSFRISPILFALYLVAFVQMFGVGLLVPIAAIFAKQVVGLSEHAIGGLFMAIVLAVAIATVPAGRLADRIGKRRLVAVGMLLGALGMWLMSFSGRLAEMVVAGALLGASYALSVPAWLALVSEMAPPGRLGLAMGASETAQGLGLVLGPLLGGILWDAVGPRAPFVASAIVMTAGTGIAVAALRIRRR, from the coding sequence ATGGCACTAGGCCCACGCGTAGAGGCCGGAGCATCGGGCGTGAACAACGAACGCGCGCCGCGCCGCATCGCCTTCATCATCGGAGTGGCCCAACTGGGGTTCGCCACGGTGCTGCCCCTGCTGCCGCTCTATCTCACCGAGCAGCTGGACGCCAGCGTGAAGCTCGTGGGCGTGGTGATCGCCACCTTCGCCCTGGTGGAGACCTTCTTCAAGACCGCCTGGGGCGGCGTGACAGACCGGATCGGCCGCAAGCCGGTGCTGATCACCGGTCTTGTGCTCAGCGCCATGGCGCCGCTTGTCATGGCGGTGCTGCGGGTGCCGGTGCTGTTTGTGCCGCTGCGGCTGGTGGACGGCCTGGGCTCGGCGGCGCTGTGGCCGGCGGCCGCCGCGGCCATAGCCGACACGACCACCCCGGACCGCCGCGCCACCGGTATGGGCATGCTCAACCTGGCCTTCCTCGGAGGCCTGGCCGTGGGGCCTGCGCTGGGACTGTTCGTAGCCGGGTTCACCGGCCAGGTGCGGGCAGGCTTCTACCTTTCCAGCGGCCTAATGGCCCTGGCAGTCCTGATGGCGGTGCTCTTCTTCCCCCGCCGGAACGACGGCTCAGAACATGCCGATGCCTTCGTCGGATATCACACGACGGTATCCCCGGCACGCCTGATAACCCTGGTCGGCAGCTTCCGTATCTCTCCCATTCTGTTCGCGCTCTACCTGGTGGCGTTCGTGCAGATGTTCGGGGTGGGACTGCTGGTGCCCATCGCCGCCATCTTCGCCAAGCAGGTGGTGGGGCTCAGCGAGCATGCCATTGGCGGGCTGTTCATGGCGATCGTGCTCGCGGTGGCGATAGCCACGGTCCCGGCCGGCCGGTTGGCCGACCGCATCGGCAAGCGCCGCCTGGTCGCCGTGGGCATGCTCCTGGGGGCGCTGGGGATGTGGCTGATGTCCTTCAGTGGCCGCCTCGCCGAGATGGTGGTGGCAGGTGCCCTGCTGGGAGCCAGCTACGCGCTCTCGGTGCCGGCGTGGCTGGCCCTGGTAAGCGAGATGGCCCCACCGGGCCGGCTCGGGCTGGCCATGGGCGCTTCCGAGACCGCGCAGGGCTTGGGCTTGGTCCTGGGTCCGCTGCTGGGCGGCATCCTGTGGGACGCGGTGGGCCCGCGGGCGCCGTTTGTCGCCAGCGCGATCGTGATGACCGCCGGGACCGGCATCGCCGTGGCGGCCTTGAGGATCAGGCGGCGCTGA
- a CDS encoding DMT family transporter has translation MAAAAVLWGTLGVAVRSLLASGLSPLQAAVWRAGGAFAVLLIYCLLVNRPALRVRRGDLPLLAAYGAVSVAGFMTVYFTAIELTTVATAAVLLYTAPAWVVILARALYGEAMTPMKGAAVALTFAGCALVVGAFGAGAVRLTPSGLMAGLGAGLTYALYSIFGKAALRRHSPLTTVVYTLGFGAIFLVAASGGLPPVRVATLPVIAYVIAAPTCAAYLLYIAGLRQIEAGRASVVATLEPVVAALGGTLLLHEPMAAAQWAGAALVMGGVVLVQSESMLRRPGKH, from the coding sequence GTGGCCGCCGCGGCCGTGCTGTGGGGAACGCTGGGCGTGGCGGTCCGCAGTCTGCTTGCCTCCGGACTGAGCCCGCTGCAGGCCGCTGTATGGCGCGCCGGCGGCGCGTTCGCCGTCCTGCTGATCTACTGCCTGCTTGTGAATCGCCCGGCGCTACGGGTCCGGCGGGGGGACCTCCCGCTCCTGGCCGCCTACGGCGCGGTCAGCGTCGCCGGGTTCATGACCGTCTACTTCACGGCAATTGAACTCACCACCGTGGCGACCGCGGCGGTGCTGCTGTACACCGCGCCGGCGTGGGTCGTGATCCTGGCGCGCGCGCTATACGGCGAGGCGATGACGCCGATGAAGGGGGCGGCGGTGGCGCTCACCTTCGCGGGCTGCGCGCTGGTCGTCGGGGCGTTCGGGGCAGGTGCCGTGCGTCTCACCCCATCCGGGCTCATGGCCGGCCTGGGGGCAGGGTTAACCTACGCGCTCTACAGCATCTTCGGCAAAGCCGCGCTGCGCCGGCACTCGCCGCTGACAACCGTGGTTTACACCCTGGGGTTCGGGGCGATCTTCCTGGTGGCCGCATCCGGCGGGCTGCCCCCGGTGCGCGTTGCTACTCTCCCTGTGATCGCCTACGTGATCGCGGCCCCGACCTGCGCCGCCTACCTCCTGTACATCGCCGGACTGCGCCAGATAGAAGCCGGCCGCGCCAGCGTGGTCGCCACGCTGGAGCCGGTGGTAGCTGCGCTGGGCGGCACACTGCTGCTGCATGAGCCCATGGCCGCCGCGCAGTGGGCCGGCGCGGCGCTGGTTATGGGAGGCGTGGTCCTGGTGCAGAGCGAGTCGATGCTGCGGCGGCCGGGAAAGCACTAA